One Thermosphaera aggregans DNA segment encodes these proteins:
- a CDS encoding DUF2067 family protein encodes MPLVKRRFYVNCSHDECVEIIQRVSEKLPSIDTVEYEVREDGMLIEMYGYSTDIKKAWAVIKEYFKRSGRPGGKGLVKYSLKSLARQTGKTFPPMVLVKLLGLKGFKASYSSMDEAIYTDAGLDVLMDLINRIDAAVALVRDRVKGTAGKYYLTTLIVATGLGLEDIVSESLRLGHLTINEMNGLLSLAVEWDKGVDEFIKKYRVSSS; translated from the coding sequence TTGCCACTGGTTAAGCGAAGATTCTACGTCAACTGCAGTCACGACGAGTGCGTTGAAATCATACAGAGAGTTTCGGAGAAGCTTCCCTCGATCGATACTGTTGAGTACGAGGTTAGGGAGGATGGAATGCTAATAGAAATGTACGGGTACTCAACCGATATCAAGAAGGCTTGGGCGGTGATTAAGGAGTATTTTAAGCGCTCGGGAAGGCCGGGCGGGAAGGGGTTGGTTAAGTATTCCTTGAAATCCCTGGCTAGGCAAACGGGTAAGACGTTTCCGCCCATGGTCCTGGTTAAGCTGCTGGGTCTCAAAGGCTTTAAAGCAAGCTACTCCTCCATGGATGAAGCCATATATACTGACGCGGGCTTGGATGTGCTCATGGATTTGATTAATCGAATAGATGCTGCTGTCGCCCTGGTCAGGGATAGGGTTAAGGGGACGGCTGGGAAGTATTATTTGACAACGCTGATAGTTGCGACAGGTCTGGGTCTTGAAGACATTGTAAGCGAGTCACTGAGGCTTGGACACTTAACGATTAACGAGATGAACGGTCTTTTATCACTGGCTGTTGAATGGGATAAAGGGGTCGATGAATTTATTAAGAAATATCGAGTATCCTCTTCTTAA
- a CDS encoding exosome complex RNA-binding protein Csl4 has product MSNAKAVVPGEALGVEEEALPVQGVYVDKKGYLRALVVGTVVMDKLKKTITVRPANKRELGLRPGILVEAIVLSVSDDIAVLNIYNANGAPVDFSGILHVTQVSSEYVKTMWDVLRPGDIVRARVINSTIPYQVSIKDPGLGVIAAKCSVCGEVLYKAGDKLQCTSCGSVETRRIGVGYLYVLR; this is encoded by the coding sequence ATGAGCAATGCTAAAGCAGTGGTGCCCGGTGAAGCCTTGGGAGTTGAGGAGGAGGCTCTGCCGGTTCAAGGAGTCTACGTAGACAAGAAAGGCTATCTCAGAGCGCTGGTGGTTGGAACCGTCGTGATGGATAAGTTGAAGAAGACGATAACGGTTCGCCCAGCAAACAAGCGCGAGCTAGGGCTGAGGCCTGGAATCCTGGTTGAGGCAATTGTTTTAAGCGTGAGCGATGACATAGCTGTCCTGAACATCTACAATGCTAACGGTGCCCCAGTAGACTTCTCAGGCATACTCCACGTGACGCAGGTTTCAAGCGAGTACGTGAAGACAATGTGGGATGTTCTAAGACCTGGCGATATAGTGAGGGCTAGAGTGATAAACAGCACGATCCCCTACCAGGTTTCAATCAAGGATCCCGGGCTAGGGGTTATAGCAGCTAAGTGTAGCGTGTGCGGGGAGGTTCTATACAAGGCAGGGGACAAGCTCCAGTGCACTTCCTGCGGAAGCGTGGAGACCAGGAGGATAGGGGTTGGATACTTGTATGTTTTAAGGTGA
- a CDS encoding transcription factor S: protein MVRFCPKCGGLMKPVKSSKTTELVCVKCGYRMKAGERELEKYKVSSKIEHSTREKTIVVGDVDTSKLPVTKEATCPKCGNHEAYYWMIQTRAADEPPTRFYKCVKCGHTWREYE from the coding sequence ATGGTTAGGTTTTGCCCCAAGTGCGGAGGGTTAATGAAACCGGTGAAGTCGTCGAAAACCACGGAGCTGGTTTGTGTTAAGTGTGGTTACAGGATGAAAGCTGGTGAAAGAGAGCTCGAGAAGTATAAGGTTTCATCGAAGATCGAGCACTCTACGAGAGAGAAGACAATAGTTGTCGGCGATGTTGACACTTCTAAACTGCCTGTTACGAAAGAGGCTACGTGTCCTAAATGCGGCAACCATGAGGCATACTACTGGATGATTCAGACAAGGGCTGCTGACGAGCCGCCGACAAGGTTTTACAAATGCGTTAAATGCGGTCACACTTGGCGGGAGTACGAGTAG
- a CDS encoding METTL5 family protein, translating into MVKVFDKKTVEIIISKIPRLKGLKRRLEQYPTPSWIVAHMSWRAFMNGDVEGRSVADLGCGDGRLLYASLLLGARLGLCVDIDEEAVKHSVSVLNNYFSEYSPRILFIVADASQLSFSNVDTVVMNPPFGVVRENRGLDVAFLRRALQYAKSVYSIHKYSPGLLKILKDLAASYNSRLELTEILDFEIPMVFETHRSRIYRFKSLFIVLRRVVSDEQC; encoded by the coding sequence ATGGTGAAGGTTTTCGATAAGAAAACGGTTGAGATAATAATTTCTAAAATACCCCGCCTCAAAGGCTTGAAGAGACGCTTGGAGCAGTATCCTACTCCTTCCTGGATAGTGGCCCACATGTCGTGGAGGGCTTTCATGAACGGTGATGTTGAGGGTAGGAGTGTTGCGGACCTGGGATGCGGTGATGGGAGGCTTCTCTACGCTTCTCTTCTACTGGGAGCTAGGCTAGGCTTGTGCGTGGATATTGATGAGGAAGCGGTTAAGCATTCTGTGAGCGTTTTAAACAATTACTTCAGCGAGTACAGCCCGAGAATACTTTTCATCGTCGCGGATGCTTCACAGCTGAGCTTCTCCAACGTGGACACTGTTGTCATGAACCCTCCTTTCGGAGTGGTGAGGGAGAACAGGGGGCTTGACGTAGCCTTCCTGAGGAGGGCTCTGCAGTATGCCAAGAGTGTTTACAGTATTCACAAATACTCACCCGGCTTGTTAAAGATTTTGAAAGACCTGGCCGCCTCCTATAATTCCAGGTTAGAGCTTACGGAAATACTTGATTTCGAGATTCCAATGGTTTTCGAAACCCACAGGTCAAGGATATATAGGTTTAAAAGCTTATTCATAGTGCTAAGAAGGGTGGTTTCCGATGAGCAATGCTAA
- a CDS encoding tRNA pseudouridine(54/55) synthase Pus10: protein MGESSISTPLDFNKIVKDVEKTLSKYPLCDHCLGRLFAKYGVGLSNRERGFSLKTMLGFKLHDDYSSKRIGEDRLYALAENSGEPLTRMLQKLFTQNVSPRKCFICGGRISDEWLDSLAEAVYEKLREASVTRFVIGVRLSRKLREKELSLIAEAGFTRAESLKNEVKREVGKRVMIKYGLMPDFEKPEATAIVKLDEDLNHKVELVITPVLLKGVYNKRGRNISHVPWFTKQGGRKYPLSIQEYLESRLTIPFKAKKVKIHAAGREDVDARTLGPGRPLVIEIVEPLVRSYDIGNINELIRSDLVEVRVSEPASRRDIELLKQTSRERRKVYRLLVISPTPVSETQLNELEAFFRNVSIQQRTPIRILARKKDVLRVRKVYEVRTRLVTSTSFEALVYCDGGLYVKELVHCDQGRTNPCFASILNTELKPVELDVLYIEH, encoded by the coding sequence GTGGGAGAATCGAGCATTTCAACCCCGCTAGACTTTAACAAAATCGTAAAAGACGTTGAGAAAACACTGTCTAAGTATCCTTTATGCGATCACTGCTTAGGCAGGCTTTTCGCCAAGTACGGGGTTGGCTTGAGCAATCGTGAAAGAGGGTTTTCGCTTAAAACAATGCTCGGGTTCAAGCTGCATGATGATTACTCGTCGAAGAGGATTGGAGAAGACCGTCTCTACGCCCTGGCTGAGAACAGCGGGGAGCCCTTGACCCGGATGCTCCAGAAGCTTTTCACGCAGAATGTGAGTCCGAGGAAGTGCTTCATCTGCGGTGGGAGGATTAGCGATGAATGGCTGGATTCCCTTGCGGAAGCGGTTTACGAGAAGCTGAGAGAAGCCTCCGTGACACGGTTCGTGATAGGGGTTAGGCTGAGCAGGAAGTTGCGTGAAAAGGAGCTGTCGCTGATTGCTGAAGCAGGTTTCACCAGGGCTGAGTCCTTGAAGAACGAGGTTAAGAGAGAAGTAGGGAAGAGGGTGATGATTAAATACGGGCTGATGCCGGATTTCGAGAAGCCTGAAGCAACTGCGATAGTAAAGCTTGATGAAGACCTCAACCACAAGGTTGAGCTAGTGATAACCCCGGTCCTGCTGAAAGGCGTGTACAATAAGAGAGGGCGCAACATCTCACACGTTCCATGGTTTACGAAGCAGGGTGGGAGGAAATACCCCTTGAGCATTCAAGAATACTTGGAGTCCCGGTTAACGATTCCGTTCAAGGCTAAAAAAGTGAAGATTCATGCCGCCGGGAGAGAAGATGTTGATGCTAGAACGCTTGGCCCAGGCAGGCCGTTGGTGATAGAGATTGTTGAACCACTCGTCAGAAGCTACGATATTGGAAACATTAACGAGCTGATCCGTAGCGATCTCGTTGAGGTAAGAGTTAGTGAGCCAGCTAGTAGGAGGGATATTGAGCTTCTAAAGCAAACCTCCAGGGAGAGGAGGAAAGTCTACAGGCTACTCGTAATCTCGCCCACCCCTGTCAGCGAGACACAGCTGAATGAGCTGGAAGCGTTCTTTAGAAACGTTAGCATCCAGCAGAGAACCCCTATAAGAATCCTAGCCCGTAAGAAGGATGTCCTCAGGGTGAGAAAAGTCTACGAGGTTAGAACAAGGCTGGTCACTTCCACAAGCTTTGAAGCACTGGTATACTGTGATGGAGGCTTATACGTTAAGGAGCTGGTCCACTGTGACCAGGGCAGGACCAACCCCTGCTTCGCAAGCATCCTCAACACCGAGCTGAAGCCTGTTGAGCTGGACGTCCTCTACATCGAGCACTGA
- a CDS encoding 50S ribosomal protein L21e, with translation MVRAPRGLRHRTRKLLKKNVREKGSVPPLSLLLVEYKEGDVVHIKINPSVHEGMPHRRYHGRTGVVIGRRGLSYIVKVMAGDKEKILFVRPEHLRLASSSQVKPI, from the coding sequence ATGGTTAGAGCTCCAAGAGGCTTACGCCATAGGACCAGGAAGTTGTTGAAGAAGAATGTGAGAGAAAAGGGGAGCGTGCCTCCTCTAAGCCTGCTACTAGTAGAGTATAAGGAGGGAGACGTAGTCCACATTAAGATTAACCCTTCCGTGCACGAGGGGATGCCGCACAGGCGATACCATGGCAGGACAGGTGTCGTGATAGGGAGGAGAGGATTATCCTACATAGTGAAGGTTATGGCTGGGGATAAGGAAAAGATTTTGTTCGTCAGGCCGGAGCATTTAAGGCTGGCCTCGAGCAGCCAGGTCAAACCAATTTAA
- a CDS encoding signal recognition particle protein Srp54, translated as MVFENLKESIAKFFRSEKYEEAVNEFIKDLQKELVKSDVNLNLALEITKKIKERALTQEPPIGVSRKEWFLSIVYEELVKLLGGDLKPSVKPARKPWIIMLVGLQGSGKTTTAAKLAYFYKLEGYKVGLVAADTFRPAAYDQLKQLGEQIGVPVYGDPSVKDAVEIATRGVKYFIDKGFEVVIIDTAGRHHKEEDLLEEMRMISSSVKPDEIILVIDGSIGQQAYNIAKKFHETTPIGSIIVTKLDGTAKGGGALSAVAATGAPIKFVGLGEKIEDFEVFKPSKLVGRVLGYGDIEGLVEKVKRIQLEFTEKDVEDLMEGRLNMRLVYKQLVSLRKMGPLRKVLQMIPGLGVKIPFEIDPKDLEVKLSKWLAVINSMTYEELDNPEIIDKSRLKRIARGAGVDTEYARELLKQYDMLKKLSKQLRKRKDLLKKLGEGFNVQDLQAP; from the coding sequence ATGGTTTTTGAAAACCTTAAAGAATCTATTGCAAAGTTTTTCAGGTCGGAGAAGTACGAGGAAGCCGTGAACGAGTTTATCAAAGACCTGCAGAAGGAGCTTGTAAAATCCGATGTCAACCTAAACCTTGCTCTAGAAATAACGAAGAAGATTAAGGAGAGGGCTTTAACACAGGAGCCTCCGATCGGGGTTTCGAGAAAAGAATGGTTCTTGTCAATCGTTTACGAGGAACTGGTTAAGCTGCTCGGGGGTGATTTAAAACCCTCAGTAAAGCCTGCGAGGAAGCCCTGGATAATAATGCTTGTCGGGCTTCAGGGAAGCGGTAAAACCACCACCGCTGCCAAGCTAGCCTACTTCTACAAGCTCGAGGGCTATAAGGTTGGGCTGGTGGCTGCTGATACTTTCAGGCCGGCCGCGTACGACCAGTTGAAGCAGCTGGGGGAGCAGATAGGTGTCCCGGTTTACGGCGACCCCTCGGTTAAAGATGCTGTGGAGATTGCTACACGAGGTGTGAAATACTTCATAGACAAAGGGTTTGAAGTAGTAATCATTGATACCGCTGGCAGGCATCATAAAGAAGAGGACTTGCTGGAAGAAATGAGGATGATAAGCAGCAGTGTTAAGCCAGACGAGATAATCCTGGTGATCGACGGGTCAATAGGGCAGCAAGCATACAATATTGCGAAAAAGTTTCACGAAACAACCCCTATAGGCTCAATAATCGTAACCAAGCTCGACGGCACGGCGAAGGGTGGTGGAGCGCTCTCAGCTGTTGCCGCAACAGGCGCCCCCATCAAGTTCGTGGGTCTTGGGGAGAAAATCGAGGATTTCGAAGTGTTCAAACCCTCCAAGCTTGTTGGAAGAGTCCTAGGCTACGGCGACATTGAAGGATTGGTTGAAAAAGTTAAGAGGATACAGCTGGAGTTCACCGAGAAGGATGTTGAAGACTTGATGGAGGGGAGGCTTAACATGAGGCTTGTGTACAAGCAACTGGTCAGTCTGAGGAAAATGGGGCCGTTGCGAAAAGTCCTCCAGATGATCCCGGGGCTTGGAGTGAAAATCCCGTTTGAAATAGACCCGAAAGACCTCGAGGTCAAGCTATCCAAGTGGCTTGCAGTGATCAACTCTATGACATACGAGGAGCTTGACAACCCGGAGATCATAGACAAGTCCCGCTTGAAGAGGATTGCCAGAGGCGCGGGCGTCGACACGGAGTATGCGAGAGAACTGCTGAAACAGTATGACATGTTAAAGAAGCTGAGCAAGCAGCTCAGGAAGAGGAAGGATCTTTTAAAGAAGCTTGGAGAAGGATTCAATGTCCAGGATTTACAGGCCCCATAG
- a CDS encoding 2-(3-amino-3-carboxypropyl)histidine synthase subunit 1/2, producing the protein MDYEIPFNLLNRFLDEEKPRKILLHAPDGLKPLYSCVGKNIPSNIEVYYSSSPGYGACDIPLWEAEVLEADSIVHIGHLEYPFTGLGSIGRRILYLPVYFNKLLGAEFLESLSKHLEAQGFAAVSVSSTIVEARIRSQVGEYLSGKGFVIYEVKQPVLGCIYTPVAALDEKVDAHLLIAGGLFHHLGAYLSLRKPLVSIDPYRESIMDYSREFSKHLHKRFYLVSKVKNSSMRTLGIITGGLPGQHRPRLVEALKELAGRKGYEAYVISSTYLTMDRLIAIDNSLKLDFYVVASCPRLPIDDLSNFYKPVLTPGELLMVLEGREEYVFPW; encoded by the coding sequence ATTGACTACGAAATCCCTTTCAACCTTTTAAACAGGTTTCTCGACGAGGAGAAGCCGCGTAAAATACTTCTCCACGCGCCAGATGGTTTAAAACCCCTGTATTCTTGCGTAGGGAAAAATATCCCTTCCAACATAGAAGTATACTATTCCTCAAGCCCAGGGTACGGTGCCTGCGATATTCCTTTATGGGAGGCCGAGGTTCTCGAGGCGGACAGCATCGTCCACATCGGGCATCTCGAATATCCTTTCACAGGGCTAGGCAGCATTGGGAGAAGGATTCTATACCTGCCAGTCTACTTTAACAAGCTACTGGGCGCTGAGTTTTTGGAAAGCCTGTCCAAGCATCTTGAAGCCCAAGGGTTTGCCGCGGTATCTGTTTCATCAACCATCGTGGAGGCTAGGATTCGTAGTCAAGTAGGAGAGTACTTGTCAGGTAAGGGATTCGTGATTTACGAGGTGAAACAGCCCGTTCTCGGGTGCATTTACACACCTGTTGCCGCTCTCGACGAAAAGGTTGATGCGCACCTACTGATCGCTGGCGGCTTGTTCCACCACCTTGGAGCCTACTTATCCCTGAGAAAGCCTCTCGTGAGCATTGATCCTTACAGAGAGTCCATCATGGATTATTCCCGTGAGTTTTCGAAACACCTGCATAAGAGGTTTTACCTTGTCTCCAAGGTTAAGAACTCCTCGATGAGAACGCTGGGGATAATAACCGGGGGGTTGCCTGGGCAGCATAGGCCCCGGCTGGTTGAGGCTTTGAAGGAGTTGGCGGGCAGGAAGGGTTATGAGGCGTACGTGATATCCTCGACTTACCTTACCATGGATAGGTTGATCGCGATAGACAATTCTTTGAAGCTGGACTTCTACGTGGTGGCGAGCTGTCCGAGACTCCCCATAGATGACTTATCCAACTTCTACAAGCCCGTTCTCACACCGGGGGAGCTCTTAATGGTTTTAGAGGGCAGGGAGGAGTATGTTTTCCCATGGTGA
- a CDS encoding DNA-directed RNA polymerase subunit L has product MEIEVLAKTSNHLAIKIKGEDHTLGNLLMKEALRHPKVAYASYRVPHPLREEIEFVITVQEGADVGEVLREIVDKIKSELSDFKNAVEASIR; this is encoded by the coding sequence GTGGAGATCGAGGTTTTAGCGAAAACTTCTAATCATCTCGCGATCAAGATTAAAGGCGAGGATCACACGCTCGGCAACCTGTTGATGAAGGAGGCGTTGAGGCATCCTAAAGTAGCTTACGCATCCTACCGTGTCCCGCATCCTTTAAGGGAGGAGATAGAGTTCGTGATAACTGTTCAAGAAGGCGCGGATGTCGGGGAAGTATTGAGGGAGATAGTGGATAAGATAAAGAGTGAGCTGAGCGATTTCAAAAATGCGGTGGAGGCTTCGATAAGGTGA
- a CDS encoding 50S ribosomal protein L16: MPLRPARCYTHFSGPPYTRREYIPGVPQPKISKFEMGNPKLDYDYEVKLVVEEPGQIRHNALEASRVMALKVLTTAAGENNFYLKVVKYPHHVIRENKMMAFAGADRLQDGMRLSFGKPIGTAARVFPGDEVIVVRVKKEHLKACKDALRVAGSKLPLPTRVVVQPLKEGLPPA, from the coding sequence ATGCCGTTAAGACCTGCGAGATGCTACACGCACTTCAGCGGCCCGCCTTACACTAGGAGAGAGTACATTCCAGGCGTGCCGCAGCCGAAGATCTCTAAGTTCGAAATGGGGAATCCCAAGCTGGACTACGACTACGAAGTGAAGCTTGTAGTCGAGGAACCGGGGCAGATAAGGCATAACGCTCTGGAAGCCTCCCGTGTCATGGCTTTGAAAGTGTTGACAACGGCCGCTGGCGAGAACAACTTCTACTTGAAGGTTGTTAAGTATCCGCACCATGTTATAAGGGAGAACAAGATGATGGCTTTCGCAGGTGCTGACCGTTTGCAGGATGGCATGAGGCTATCGTTCGGCAAACCCATTGGAACAGCTGCAAGGGTTTTCCCAGGCGACGAAGTGATTGTTGTAAGGGTTAAGAAGGAGCACTTGAAAGCCTGCAAGGATGCTTTGAGAGTGGCTGGCAGCAAGCTTCCACTGCCTACGAGAGTGGTTGTGCAACCCTTGAAGGAGGGTTTACCCCCGGCTTAG